A genomic stretch from Anaerolinea thermophila UNI-1 includes:
- the larE gene encoding ATP-dependent sacrificial sulfur transferase LarE: MDVSLQNKYQSLKTYLASLGSAVVAFSGGVDSGLVAVVAHQALGERMLAVTLQSPVETPDGVQAAIQVARQFGFPHRVMPYDDLEKHTFVENTPERCYFCKRERLGLLVELAKQAGFSAVLEGSNVDDLQDYRPGKRAVNELGVLSPLIEAGLTKDEVRALSRELELPVWNRPSAPCLATRFPYGMRITREGLERVARGEEFLKNLGFTLVRVRDYGTMARLEVSPEQVTELVARREQVHAFFRSLGYAHVAVDLLGYRSGSLNEGVVK, from the coding sequence ATGGACGTATCTCTGCAGAACAAATATCAATCCCTGAAAACTTACCTGGCTTCGCTGGGGTCGGCTGTAGTAGCCTTTTCCGGTGGTGTGGATAGCGGGCTGGTGGCGGTGGTAGCGCATCAGGCACTGGGCGAGCGCATGCTGGCGGTGACGTTGCAGTCTCCTGTTGAAACACCGGATGGAGTGCAGGCAGCCATTCAGGTAGCCCGGCAGTTTGGCTTTCCTCACCGGGTGATGCCTTATGATGACCTGGAAAAGCACACCTTTGTTGAAAACACCCCGGAACGCTGTTATTTCTGCAAACGCGAACGCCTGGGACTGCTGGTGGAACTGGCGAAGCAGGCGGGCTTTTCTGCTGTACTTGAAGGAAGCAATGTAGATGACTTGCAGGATTACCGTCCTGGCAAGCGTGCCGTTAATGAATTAGGGGTGCTCAGCCCGTTAATTGAGGCGGGTTTGACCAAAGACGAGGTGCGCGCGCTTTCCCGTGAACTGGAATTGCCGGTGTGGAATCGTCCCAGCGCGCCCTGTCTGGCAACGCGCTTCCCTTACGGAATGCGCATCACCCGCGAAGGGCTGGAACGGGTTGCCCGGGGCGAGGAATTTCTCAAAAACCTGGGGTTTACCCTCGTGCGGGTACGCGATTACGGTACGATGGCGCGTTTGGAAGTCTCACCCGAACAGGTGACTGAACTGGTAGCCCGGCGCGAGCAGGTGCATGCCTTTTTCCGTTCGCTGGGATATGCCCATGTAGCGGTGGATTTGCTGGGATACCGCTCAGGAAGTCTCAATGAAGGGGTGGTGAAATGA
- the pxpB gene encoding 5-oxoprolinase subunit PxpB translates to MALTFPDWIQPCGDSSLLIILGGQISISLNRQVHAMAHGLKARGISGLEEFVPGYATLRVDYDPLKCSVEDLLYHIQEVRESLPEDSALPAREVVIPVHYGGEDGPDLPFVAQYTGLSEEEVIRRHTAGRYPVFLMGFLPGFPYLGGMDESLAAPRLDTPRQRVPAGSVGIAGKQTGVYPLDSPGGWRIIGRTSLTLFDVTREPPFLLQPGDVVRFVAVEA, encoded by the coding sequence ATGGCGCTGACGTTTCCCGATTGGATTCAACCCTGTGGAGACTCTTCTCTGCTCATTATCCTGGGCGGGCAAATTTCCATTTCGCTCAATCGGCAGGTGCATGCGATGGCGCATGGCTTGAAAGCGCGCGGCATTTCCGGCTTGGAAGAATTCGTGCCGGGCTATGCTACCCTGCGGGTGGATTATGATCCGCTGAAATGCTCTGTTGAGGATTTGCTCTACCACATTCAAGAGGTGCGGGAAAGCCTGCCGGAAGACAGCGCATTGCCTGCACGTGAGGTGGTGATTCCCGTGCATTATGGCGGCGAAGATGGACCGGATTTGCCCTTTGTGGCTCAATATACGGGTTTAAGCGAAGAAGAAGTCATTCGGCGGCATACGGCTGGACGTTATCCGGTGTTTCTGATGGGCTTTCTGCCGGGTTTTCCATATCTTGGGGGAATGGACGAAAGCCTTGCCGCACCCCGCCTGGATACCCCACGCCAGCGTGTACCGGCAGGCAGTGTGGGAATTGCTGGAAAACAGACGGGCGTTTATCCCCTGGACTCTCCCGGAGGATGGCGCATTATCGGCAGGACATCCCTGACCCTCTTTGATGTCACCCGCGAACCGCCGTTTCTTCTTCAACCCGGCGATGTGGTGCGTTTTGTAGCAGTGGAGGCGTGA
- the larC gene encoding nickel pincer cofactor biosynthesis protein LarC, translating into MKIAYVDAFSGVSGDMLLGALLDAGISLERLTQALQSLHLPEEIHLNLTQVQKGAMRASQVQVQVPDSHHHRHLSDIEEILSQSTLPEIVLQNSLRVFRLLAEAEGRVHGISPDEVHFHEVGALDAIVDVVGVNLCLHELGIERLYASALPYGQGKITADHGVLPLPAPATLEILAQAHAPLLPVSSPFELVTPTGAALLAALATFEQPSICLECIGTGAGQRELPWPNILRVWIGSTPPREDLPLVLMETNIDDMNPQVLGSVMTQLLEAGALDVFFTPIYMKKNRPAVQVSLIARKSEEGVLAQLLLRHTTTLGLRVQPIYRYEAQREFHQVETPYGLIPLKVKLLDGKRVFAQPEYEACVQAAQTHQVPVMDVWQAALLAGQSLLNH; encoded by the coding sequence ATGAAAATTGCCTATGTGGATGCTTTCTCCGGCGTCAGCGGCGATATGCTCTTAGGCGCGTTGCTGGATGCGGGCATTTCGCTGGAACGCCTTACCCAAGCCCTGCAGTCACTGCATTTACCTGAGGAAATTCATCTCAACCTTACGCAGGTGCAGAAGGGAGCCATGCGGGCTTCGCAGGTACAGGTGCAGGTGCCGGACAGCCACCATCACCGCCATCTGAGCGATATCGAAGAAATTTTGTCTCAGAGTACTTTGCCTGAAATCGTTCTTCAAAACAGTCTGAGGGTGTTCCGTTTGCTGGCAGAAGCCGAGGGTCGGGTACACGGCATTTCTCCCGATGAGGTGCACTTCCATGAAGTTGGTGCGCTGGATGCCATTGTGGATGTGGTAGGGGTGAATCTTTGTCTGCATGAACTGGGCATTGAGCGTCTGTATGCCTCTGCGCTTCCCTACGGACAGGGCAAAATCACCGCCGATCACGGTGTGCTTCCTCTACCTGCGCCGGCAACGCTGGAAATTCTGGCGCAGGCGCATGCGCCTTTGCTTCCGGTTTCTTCTCCCTTTGAACTGGTTACGCCGACCGGAGCGGCTCTGCTGGCGGCGCTGGCAACCTTTGAGCAACCCTCTATCTGTTTGGAGTGCATTGGAACAGGAGCGGGACAGCGGGAATTACCCTGGCCCAATATTTTGCGCGTGTGGATCGGCTCGACTCCGCCGAGGGAGGATTTGCCTTTGGTGCTGATGGAGACCAATATTGACGATATGAATCCGCAGGTGCTTGGCAGTGTCATGACACAACTGCTCGAGGCGGGCGCGCTGGATGTGTTTTTTACCCCCATTTACATGAAGAAAAATCGTCCTGCCGTGCAGGTCTCGCTCATTGCACGCAAGAGTGAAGAAGGGGTGCTTGCGCAACTGCTCTTGCGGCACACCACCACTCTGGGACTGCGCGTTCAGCCCATTTATCGTTATGAAGCCCAACGGGAATTTCATCAGGTAGAAACGCCCTATGGGTTAATTCCCTTGAAAGTGAAACTTTTGGATGGCAAACGGGTCTTCGCCCAGCCGGAATATGAGGCTTGTGTACAGGCGGCACAAACCCATCAGGTTCCGGTGATGGATGTCTGGCAGGCGGCACTGCTGGCAGGGCAGTCTTTGCTGAATCATTAG
- a CDS encoding biotin-dependent carboxyltransferase family protein yields the protein MAFWVEQAGWFTTVQDLGRTGYEHLGLPAGGAMDPFACKAANRLVGNEDSAAVLEFSGAGPTLWSDTPALIALCGGGFTLWVDGMEMPAWTAVRVRAGQRVECRPHLAGFWGVLAVSGGWDVPEVLGSRSTFLKANLGGYQGRLLQPGDWLFSLREGWLPEERAGAVLPASRRPVYSPEAVIRVVPGPQCAWFGEEGEREFLSAIFQVSAQSDRLGYRLTGATVPRRAGELLSEGIPRGAIQVPPDGNPIVMMADHPTTGGYPKIAGVIRADWGRMAQLRPGEGKVCFETVTLEQAHQLYRELMANLNAIELENFSFWMRG from the coding sequence ATGGCTTTCTGGGTGGAACAGGCAGGCTGGTTTACCACTGTTCAGGACCTGGGGCGCACGGGCTACGAGCATTTGGGGTTGCCAGCCGGCGGGGCAATGGATCCCTTTGCCTGCAAAGCGGCGAACCGCCTGGTGGGGAATGAAGACTCTGCCGCGGTGCTGGAATTTTCCGGCGCTGGTCCAACGCTTTGGTCAGATACGCCTGCTTTGATTGCGCTCTGCGGTGGCGGCTTTACCCTGTGGGTGGATGGCATGGAAATGCCCGCCTGGACGGCGGTGCGTGTGCGCGCCGGTCAGCGGGTGGAGTGCCGCCCGCACCTGGCGGGCTTCTGGGGGGTGCTGGCTGTCTCTGGCGGCTGGGATGTCCCTGAGGTGTTGGGGTCTCGTTCTACGTTCCTGAAGGCGAATCTGGGTGGCTATCAGGGGCGTTTGCTTCAACCCGGCGATTGGCTTTTTTCTCTGCGCGAAGGCTGGCTTCCCGAAGAACGCGCCGGAGCAGTGCTTCCCGCATCTCGGCGTCCGGTGTACTCTCCGGAAGCGGTGATTCGTGTGGTTCCGGGACCGCAATGTGCCTGGTTTGGCGAGGAAGGGGAACGGGAATTTCTCTCTGCCATCTTTCAGGTCAGCGCACAGTCCGACCGCTTGGGATATCGGTTGACAGGTGCAACTGTTCCCCGGCGGGCGGGAGAACTTCTCTCCGAGGGAATACCGCGTGGGGCAATCCAGGTGCCGCCGGACGGCAATCCCATTGTGATGATGGCGGATCATCCCACTACCGGCGGTTACCCGAAGATTGCCGGGGTTATTCGTGCCGATTGGGGGCGCATGGCGCAACTTCGCCCCGGGGAAGGCAAGGTATGTTTTGAAACCGTCACGCTGGAACAAGCGCATCAGTTATACCGCGAACTGATGGCAAACCTGAACGCCATTGAACTGGAAAATTTCTCGTTCTGGATGCGAGGTTGA
- a CDS encoding AAA family ATPase: MIPKRLFIEGFLSYRQPVEVDLENLSLACISGSNGAGKSSLLDAITWVLFGKARARDDALINSTSERAAVQFIFEFEKETYRVTRVKPRNKTTVLEFWVLDSQSHQWTPLTKASLTATEQTIRSVLRMDYETFVNASFFLQGGADRFAQQNPAERKKILSSILGLEVWEEYRERVADVRKEVEVQEKSLARDLEEIEQELRQEPARKQALEQAQKQLQSLTQQREALEREFHTLERLKTALDEQKRLLDVLRKQDAEIVRRCEELSRKLAELEDRKALLEARLSEADLVDERFAEYQQIRQELERWEKLAAEYLRLEQQRSIPLQQIAAARAGLEQEKISLQQQAQKASKNALRLQELQTQIQEWQKRERDLEEKVQSRSEREAQMNSLKEELAHLNAENGQRLQQMNEIKERMERLSQASGALCPLCGQPLGEEERQNLIASLEQQGKQLGDTYRAVKARLKELQEQIQELQSTLTSLNLLEADWQSLKRQIEVGNAEVHRLQEDLAHWQQEGAVRLEDIERLLEEENYALEARKTLAELDAQILALGYEVQQHEACRKQVQSLAWVENALQEVQTARAQLQPLSQQIEETRQQLEAEQKKRSEHAEELHQAEEKYTADVSALPDLDEVEKNLRRKQLEENQQRDEVARARQWVQVLEQLKIQKQELTARRSILLQRLQRLSVLERACGKDGVPALLIEQALPQIEEHANQLLERLSSGLMSVRFSTQRALKTREEQKETLDIIISDSVGERPYEMFSGGEAFRINFAIRLALSRVLAHRSGARLQTLFIDEGFGSQDTEGRQRLIEAINQIRTEFECILVITHLEDMKDAFPARIEVEKTLNGSQVRVIQ, encoded by the coding sequence ATGATACCCAAGCGTCTTTTCATCGAAGGATTTTTGTCGTATCGCCAGCCGGTAGAGGTGGATTTAGAGAACCTCTCGCTTGCCTGTATTTCCGGGTCGAATGGTGCGGGAAAATCGTCCCTGCTGGATGCGATTACCTGGGTATTGTTCGGTAAAGCCCGCGCGCGAGATGACGCGCTGATTAACAGCACCAGCGAGAGGGCCGCTGTACAGTTTATCTTTGAATTTGAAAAAGAAACATATCGGGTTACCCGTGTTAAACCACGCAACAAGACCACTGTATTGGAGTTTTGGGTGCTCGATTCCCAGTCCCATCAGTGGACGCCATTGACGAAAGCCTCTCTAACGGCTACTGAGCAAACCATTCGCAGTGTTTTGCGCATGGATTATGAAACCTTTGTGAATGCTTCGTTCTTCTTGCAGGGAGGCGCAGACCGCTTTGCTCAGCAGAATCCTGCGGAGCGCAAGAAAATCCTCAGCAGTATTCTGGGACTGGAAGTCTGGGAAGAGTATCGCGAGCGTGTTGCCGATGTTCGCAAAGAGGTGGAAGTTCAGGAAAAAAGCCTTGCCCGAGATCTTGAAGAAATCGAACAGGAACTCAGACAGGAGCCCGCACGGAAACAGGCACTGGAACAAGCCCAAAAACAGTTGCAATCCCTTACTCAGCAGAGGGAAGCGCTGGAGCGGGAATTTCACACCCTGGAGCGTTTGAAAACAGCGCTGGATGAACAGAAGCGGTTGCTGGACGTGTTGCGGAAACAGGATGCCGAGATTGTCCGCCGATGTGAAGAACTGTCTCGCAAGTTAGCCGAATTGGAAGACCGTAAAGCCCTGCTGGAGGCGCGCCTTTCCGAAGCCGACTTGGTGGATGAGCGCTTTGCAGAATACCAGCAAATCCGCCAGGAACTGGAGCGCTGGGAGAAACTGGCGGCAGAGTACCTGCGGCTGGAACAGCAACGCTCGATCCCTCTGCAACAAATTGCTGCTGCCCGGGCAGGGCTGGAGCAGGAAAAAATCTCGCTGCAACAGCAGGCTCAGAAAGCGTCGAAAAACGCGCTTCGCTTGCAAGAACTGCAAACCCAGATCCAGGAATGGCAGAAAAGGGAGCGGGATCTGGAGGAAAAGGTGCAATCCCGCTCTGAGCGGGAAGCCCAAATGAACTCTCTGAAAGAAGAGCTGGCGCACCTGAACGCTGAAAATGGACAGCGTCTCCAACAAATGAATGAAATCAAGGAGCGGATGGAGCGCCTTTCCCAAGCCAGTGGAGCGCTGTGTCCGCTGTGTGGACAGCCTTTGGGAGAAGAAGAACGTCAGAATCTGATTGCTTCTCTGGAGCAACAGGGCAAGCAACTGGGGGATACTTATCGAGCGGTGAAGGCTCGCTTAAAGGAACTTCAGGAGCAGATTCAGGAACTGCAAAGCACGTTAACCAGCCTGAACCTTCTGGAGGCAGATTGGCAGTCCCTCAAACGGCAAATCGAGGTCGGGAATGCTGAGGTGCATCGTTTGCAGGAAGATCTTGCTCACTGGCAGCAAGAAGGCGCTGTGCGGTTGGAGGACATTGAACGACTGCTGGAAGAAGAAAATTATGCGCTCGAAGCACGGAAAACACTGGCAGAACTGGATGCGCAGATTCTTGCCCTGGGATATGAGGTTCAACAGCATGAAGCCTGCCGCAAACAGGTGCAGAGCCTTGCCTGGGTGGAAAATGCCCTGCAGGAAGTCCAGACTGCTCGAGCACAACTCCAGCCGCTGAGCCAACAAATCGAGGAAACCCGTCAGCAACTGGAAGCAGAGCAGAAAAAACGTTCCGAGCATGCAGAGGAACTGCACCAGGCTGAAGAGAAATATACTGCGGATGTGTCTGCTTTGCCTGATCTGGACGAGGTGGAGAAGAACCTGCGACGCAAGCAACTGGAAGAAAATCAGCAACGGGATGAAGTTGCCCGTGCCCGCCAATGGGTGCAGGTGCTGGAGCAGTTGAAAATTCAGAAGCAGGAGTTAACCGCCCGGCGGAGCATACTTCTCCAGCGTTTGCAACGCCTGTCAGTGCTGGAACGTGCCTGTGGAAAAGATGGTGTGCCTGCCTTGCTGATTGAACAAGCCCTGCCTCAAATCGAGGAACATGCCAATCAACTGCTGGAGCGTCTTTCCAGCGGCTTGATGTCGGTGCGTTTCAGTACTCAGCGGGCGTTGAAGACCCGAGAAGAACAAAAAGAAACGCTGGATATCATCATCAGCGATTCAGTGGGAGAACGTCCCTACGAGATGTTCTCCGGTGGCGAAGCCTTCCGTATTAATTTTGCTATCCGCCTGGCGCTTTCCCGGGTGCTGGCGCATCGTTCTGGGGCGCGTTTGCAAACGCTCTTCATTGATGAAGGTTTTGGCAGTCAGGATACCGAAGGTCGCCAGCGCTTAATCGAAGCCATCAATCAAATCCGCACCGAGTTTGAGTGTATTCTGGTAATCACGCATCTGGAAGATATGAAAGATGCCTTCCCTGCCCGTATTGAAGTGGAGAAGACGCTCAACGGTTCTCAGGTCAGGGTGATTCAATGA
- a CDS encoding C39 family peptidase → MRRFLKLLSGIIIVLLIGGLVSLAVPPVRERVFWHADQWRIRLQYALRPPEKEVFIPQEQPRLTPTALNTEDGAAPEPSATPLPTATLQPEVALDTPVPTPTPRVLPASVRLDGVKYFDQHGLWNYCAPANLAMALSFWGWNGDRTDVGKWVKPFEKDKNVMPYELADYVREQTQLSVIQRYGGTLETLKTLISGGFPVLIEKGAYMTDLSGKVSWMGHYAVVNGYDDAKGEFLTQDSYYEANYPIPYQELESQWRSFNFVFLVIYPPERENEVLELLGPLADEEQALRQALARASDELYRLDGIDQFFAWFNRGTSMVGLKDFLGASAAYDEAFRLYPSLPETRRPWRMLWYQTGPYFAYYYTGRYADLQSLATQTIESASEPYLEESFYWRAKAREALGDTEGAIQDLKTSLQYHPNFSPSVAALQNLGVMP, encoded by the coding sequence ATGCGCAGGTTCTTAAAACTCCTTTCGGGTATTATTATTGTTTTATTGATCGGGGGGCTGGTCAGTCTTGCTGTTCCGCCCGTGCGGGAGCGTGTGTTCTGGCATGCGGATCAATGGCGCATTCGCCTGCAGTATGCTCTGCGACCGCCGGAGAAAGAAGTTTTTATCCCGCAGGAACAGCCGCGCCTGACTCCCACTGCTCTCAATACGGAGGATGGGGCGGCTCCCGAGCCTTCGGCAACGCCATTGCCTACGGCTACGCTGCAACCGGAAGTGGCGCTGGATACCCCTGTTCCCACGCCTACCCCTCGCGTTTTACCGGCATCAGTGCGCCTGGATGGGGTCAAGTACTTCGATCAGCACGGGTTGTGGAATTACTGCGCGCCTGCCAATCTGGCAATGGCGCTCTCGTTCTGGGGGTGGAATGGCGACCGAACCGATGTGGGCAAATGGGTTAAGCCGTTCGAGAAGGATAAGAATGTCATGCCTTACGAACTGGCAGACTATGTGCGCGAGCAAACCCAACTCAGTGTCATTCAACGTTATGGCGGTACGCTTGAAACTTTGAAAACCCTGATTTCGGGTGGCTTTCCGGTACTGATTGAGAAGGGCGCTTATATGACTGACCTGAGCGGGAAGGTGTCCTGGATGGGACATTATGCCGTGGTGAATGGGTATGATGATGCCAAAGGCGAGTTTCTCACCCAGGACTCATATTATGAAGCCAATTACCCGATTCCTTATCAAGAACTGGAATCGCAGTGGCGCTCATTTAATTTCGTCTTTCTGGTTATTTATCCACCTGAACGGGAAAATGAAGTGCTGGAACTGCTCGGTCCGCTGGCAGATGAAGAACAAGCCCTGCGTCAGGCGCTGGCGCGCGCTTCCGATGAACTCTACCGTCTCGACGGGATTGATCAGTTTTTTGCCTGGTTCAATCGCGGTACCAGCATGGTGGGATTGAAGGATTTTCTGGGCGCTTCGGCGGCTTACGATGAAGCCTTCCGCCTGTACCCTTCTCTACCAGAAACACGTCGCCCCTGGCGAATGCTCTGGTATCAGACGGGACCTTACTTTGCTTACTATTACACAGGACGTTACGCCGATTTACAATCCCTGGCAACTCAGACCATCGAGTCTGCCAGCGAGCCTTACCTGGAGGAATCTTTTTACTGGCGCGCCAAAGCCCGCGAAGCGCTGGGAGATACGGAAGGCGCCATTCAGGACTTGAAAACCAGTTTGCAATACCATCCAAATTTCAGTCCTTCGGTGGCAGCACTCCAGAATCTGGGGGTGATGCCTTGA
- a CDS encoding metallophosphoesterase family protein: MKILHFSDAHIDIISQGKLDPSTGLPVRVLDFLKALDKIVDTAIEERVDLVLFTGDAYKDRTPVPTYQREWGKRIKRLSEAGILTVMITGNHDVSPALSRAHALQEYETLSIPHVRVCSRPQFLTPQDLEGLPLQIAALPWVPRSGFMIAQDNGLPEIDILNQKLEDAITQLITYWLENRIDSNLPVVFAAHASVEGAQYSSERSIMLGNEVSLSRGLVCDRRWTYVALGHIHKAQNLNEGNHPPVIYPGSIERVNIGEAREEKFFVLVHLDGKQVSHIEWKKLEGRRFIDRSVRVERQENFMETILREFPPQKDLEGAVFRLVVDYPAAWEKLLDEAALRRHAEGALEFMLVRRPQRELRVRLPEGVLASDMSPLQLLEMYLASIKVFPEEIQAIKSLAQEILWGGELEETKEVL, encoded by the coding sequence GTGAAGATTCTGCACTTTTCCGATGCGCACATAGATATTATCTCGCAGGGGAAACTGGACCCCTCTACAGGACTCCCTGTCCGCGTGCTGGATTTTCTCAAAGCCCTGGACAAGATTGTAGATACGGCTATTGAGGAGCGGGTGGATCTGGTGCTCTTTACCGGCGATGCCTATAAGGATCGCACTCCTGTGCCCACGTATCAGCGAGAGTGGGGCAAGCGCATCAAGCGCCTTTCCGAAGCCGGTATTTTGACGGTGATGATTACCGGCAATCATGACGTTTCTCCCGCTCTGAGCCGTGCGCACGCCCTGCAGGAGTACGAAACCCTGAGCATTCCGCATGTGCGGGTGTGCTCCAGACCACAATTTCTAACTCCGCAGGATCTGGAAGGACTTCCGCTTCAGATAGCGGCTTTGCCATGGGTTCCGCGCTCAGGTTTCATGATTGCTCAGGACAATGGTTTGCCGGAGATTGACATCCTTAATCAAAAATTGGAAGATGCCATTACCCAATTAATCACGTACTGGCTCGAAAATAGGATAGATTCCAATCTGCCTGTGGTTTTTGCCGCCCATGCTTCAGTGGAAGGGGCACAGTACAGCAGTGAACGCAGCATTATGCTGGGGAATGAGGTCTCTCTGAGCCGTGGGCTGGTTTGTGACCGGCGCTGGACGTATGTTGCCCTGGGACATATCCATAAAGCCCAGAATTTGAACGAAGGCAACCATCCACCGGTGATTTACCCGGGTTCGATTGAACGCGTCAACATTGGTGAAGCCAGAGAAGAGAAATTCTTTGTACTGGTACACCTGGATGGCAAACAGGTTAGTCACATTGAGTGGAAGAAACTGGAAGGAAGACGGTTTATTGACCGGTCAGTCAGGGTGGAACGGCAGGAAAATTTCATGGAAACCATCCTGCGGGAATTTCCGCCCCAAAAAGACCTGGAAGGGGCTGTTTTCCGCCTGGTAGTGGATTACCCTGCGGCGTGGGAAAAACTGTTGGATGAAGCCGCTTTGCGCCGGCATGCCGAGGGGGCTCTGGAATTCATGCTGGTACGCCGTCCTCAACGGGAACTACGGGTGCGACTTCCCGAAGGGGTGCTGGCAAGCGATATGTCGCCCCTGCAGTTGCTGGAGATGTATCTTGCCAGCATAAAAGTTTTCCCCGAAGAGATTCAAGCCATTAAATCGCTGGCGCAGGAAATCCTTTGGGGGGGTGAGTTGGAGGAAACAAAGGAAGTCCTGTGA
- a CDS encoding LamB/YcsF family protein: MDLNCDLGESFGNYRLGNDEALLSIVTSANIACGLHAGDPLVMGRTVRWAVSKGVAIGAHPGYPDLQGFGRREMNMSAEEVEAFVLYQIGALAGFVRAEGGELVHVKPHGALYNQAAKDRALARAIVQAVKRFSPHLIVVGLAGSVLVEEAREAGLPAAAEGFPDRAYNPDGTLKSRREPGAVLQTVEAVCQQAIRLATQGAGEGTQRVPVDTLCIHGDGAHAVEFATAVRESLLTAGVALRSLSPESLRL; encoded by the coding sequence ATGGATTTGAATTGCGACCTGGGTGAAAGTTTTGGAAATTACCGTCTGGGCAATGATGAAGCCCTGCTCTCCATTGTCACTTCGGCAAATATTGCCTGCGGTTTGCACGCTGGCGATCCGCTGGTGATGGGGCGGACGGTCCGCTGGGCTGTATCAAAAGGCGTGGCAATTGGCGCGCATCCCGGCTATCCGGATTTACAGGGTTTTGGCAGGCGCGAGATGAACATGAGCGCGGAAGAAGTTGAAGCCTTTGTGCTGTATCAGATAGGGGCATTAGCGGGTTTTGTCCGCGCCGAAGGTGGAGAACTGGTGCATGTCAAGCCGCATGGCGCGCTTTACAATCAAGCCGCGAAAGACCGTGCGCTGGCGAGAGCCATTGTTCAGGCTGTCAAGCGTTTCAGCCCTCACCTGATTGTAGTGGGGCTGGCTGGCTCGGTGCTGGTGGAAGAAGCCCGCGAGGCAGGCTTGCCTGCCGCCGCAGAAGGTTTTCCTGACCGCGCCTATAACCCGGATGGTACTCTCAAGTCCCGCCGCGAACCCGGCGCGGTTTTGCAAACCGTTGAGGCAGTTTGTCAGCAAGCCATTCGATTGGCAACACAGGGAGCGGGCGAAGGTACTCAACGCGTGCCGGTAGACACGCTTTGCATCCACGGCGATGGAGCACATGCGGTGGAATTTGCCACTGCTGTTCGTGAGTCTCTGCTGACCGCTGGGGTTGCTTTGCGGTCGCTAAGCCCTGAGAGTTTACGGTTATAA
- a CDS encoding hemolysin family protein: MIFWNILLLLFLILLNGALAMAEIAVISSRQIRLQQRVEDGDKRAETALELMRSPSHFLSTVQIGITLIGILAGAVGGAQLATPLAEWIGQISWLYPYRQELALALVVLVITYLSLVLGELLPKRAAQLNPEEIAVRVAPWMKWLGKVTNPLVVLLGASTDFLLKLLGWQKVLSPDLTEEEIKGIIEQGVESGIIEQRETDMIEGVLRLGDRLVSAFMTPRTEIEWLDVEDPWEVNREYIISSSHNYFPVARGDLDNVLGIINAKELLAVATPQPVDLKDYLKPALFLPESTTALKALEALRTASGNLALILDEYGGLQGMITLFDLMEAIVGEIPSYGEETGQAIIRREDGSLLVDGSLSVDVFKQLLQVEELPEEERIGYQTVAGFVLAQMGTIPSVGQHFEWNRYRFEVVDRDGLRIDKILVKPV; the protein is encoded by the coding sequence GTGATTTTCTGGAACATCCTTTTGCTTCTATTTCTGATTTTGCTTAACGGCGCGCTGGCGATGGCGGAGATTGCCGTGATTTCTTCCCGCCAGATTCGCTTGCAACAGCGGGTAGAGGATGGCGATAAACGTGCTGAAACTGCCCTGGAATTGATGCGTTCGCCCAGCCATTTCCTCTCTACCGTACAAATTGGCATCACCCTGATTGGTATCCTCGCGGGCGCGGTAGGGGGGGCACAACTGGCAACGCCACTGGCGGAGTGGATTGGGCAGATATCCTGGCTTTACCCGTATCGCCAGGAACTTGCGCTTGCTCTGGTCGTTCTGGTGATTACCTATCTCTCGCTGGTGTTGGGGGAACTCTTGCCCAAACGCGCCGCGCAACTGAACCCTGAGGAAATTGCTGTTCGTGTTGCGCCCTGGATGAAGTGGCTGGGAAAAGTAACCAATCCTTTGGTAGTCTTGCTGGGGGCTTCTACGGATTTTCTTCTGAAGTTATTGGGCTGGCAAAAAGTGCTTTCTCCCGATCTGACGGAAGAGGAAATCAAGGGCATCATTGAGCAGGGGGTTGAGTCGGGCATTATTGAACAGCGCGAAACGGACATGATCGAAGGTGTTTTGCGTCTGGGCGATCGTCTGGTCAGTGCTTTTATGACCCCACGCACGGAAATTGAGTGGCTGGATGTGGAAGACCCATGGGAAGTTAATCGCGAGTACATCATCAGCAGTTCGCACAATTATTTTCCTGTTGCGCGTGGGGATCTGGATAATGTGCTGGGCATCATTAATGCCAAGGAATTGCTTGCCGTTGCTACTCCCCAGCCTGTGGATTTGAAAGATTACCTTAAACCCGCCCTGTTCCTTCCTGAAAGCACCACGGCGCTGAAAGCGCTGGAAGCATTGCGTACTGCCAGCGGTAATCTTGCTCTGATTCTGGACGAATACGGTGGTTTGCAGGGCATGATTACCCTGTTCGACCTGATGGAAGCCATTGTTGGAGAGATCCCCTCTTATGGGGAAGAAACGGGGCAGGCGATTATCCGACGGGAAGATGGCTCTTTGCTTGTAGATGGTTCACTCTCTGTGGATGTGTTCAAGCAACTGCTTCAGGTAGAGGAATTGCCTGAGGAAGAGCGGATTGGTTACCAGACAGTGGCAGGGTTTGTGCTGGCTCAAATGGGAACCATTCCATCGGTTGGACAACATTTCGAATGGAATCGCTATCGCTTTGAAGTAGTCGATCGGGATGGATTGCGCATTGATAAGATTCTGGTGAAGCCTGTATGA